In Afipia sp. GAS231, a single window of DNA contains:
- a CDS encoding ShlB/FhaC/HecB family hemolysin secretion/activation protein, with protein MRGLGVALGVVLALLASASARAQIQSINPGVIQNDIDRQRQQLEQRSAPPKLQGPAVIGGEREKPGILKPGGPKFRLRKIEFDSSKFITAEELDEIAKKYVGQDADISTLQQVVADINAIYAERGIVTGIATLPEQDANGGIVKIKLTEGRLQNTTITGNQQTAKWYILDRVKEPEGEILDVPKLNRDVLWFNRTNDVQVKALLQPGSSFGLTDLNFAVIEPPVDTLQLFVDNQGVQNTGRQEGGMFYKRHGLLGVDDRLTFYGVRSDGNLNGNVAYNIPINPWGGRVGVSYTEGQIKIVQGPFVSLDVTGRSMQSAVNFSQPLWVTQNWMLLFNAAETEGNTMSRFSTVAVTNDHYDKSTAGFALTNYGNTYSFTVSPAMNYVEWHDHILFGNRTFNTYTGTAVGTATGPANFSATVLGSWQYSPTHLLPGDQIFSIGGPTTVRGYPTNAVAGDSGYYVNAELHYNWSAILKGLDTYLFTDWGAVFSTFPGIVELNSVGGGFSWTFAPSITLEASYATPLKLAVSTQRHYEAYTRLTFRPLLMFPKVAAAQ; from the coding sequence ATGCGGGGGTTAGGGGTAGCGTTGGGCGTCGTACTGGCTTTATTGGCCAGTGCTTCTGCGCGCGCGCAAATCCAGTCGATCAATCCCGGCGTGATCCAGAACGACATCGACCGGCAGCGCCAGCAGCTCGAGCAGCGGAGCGCGCCCCCCAAGCTTCAGGGACCTGCCGTGATCGGCGGCGAGCGGGAAAAGCCCGGAATCCTCAAACCCGGCGGCCCCAAATTCCGGCTTCGCAAGATTGAGTTCGATTCCTCGAAATTCATCACGGCGGAAGAACTCGACGAGATCGCCAAGAAGTATGTCGGCCAGGACGCCGATATTTCGACGCTTCAGCAGGTCGTCGCCGACATCAATGCCATCTATGCCGAGCGCGGCATCGTCACCGGTATCGCCACGCTGCCGGAGCAGGACGCCAATGGCGGCATCGTCAAGATCAAGCTGACCGAAGGACGGCTGCAGAACACCACCATCACCGGCAACCAGCAGACCGCGAAGTGGTACATCCTCGATCGCGTCAAGGAGCCCGAAGGCGAGATCCTCGACGTTCCCAAGCTTAATCGCGATGTGCTCTGGTTCAACCGGACCAACGACGTCCAGGTCAAGGCGCTGCTGCAGCCCGGATCTAGCTTCGGCCTGACCGACCTGAATTTCGCGGTCATCGAACCGCCGGTCGATACGCTGCAATTGTTCGTCGACAACCAGGGCGTCCAGAACACCGGCCGGCAGGAAGGCGGCATGTTCTACAAGCGCCATGGCCTGCTCGGCGTCGACGACCGCCTGACGTTCTACGGCGTGCGGTCGGACGGCAACCTCAACGGCAATGTCGCCTACAACATCCCGATCAACCCCTGGGGCGGTCGCGTTGGTGTCAGCTATACGGAAGGCCAGATCAAGATCGTGCAGGGCCCGTTCGTCTCGCTCGACGTCACTGGCCGGTCGATGCAGTCTGCCGTCAATTTCAGCCAGCCGCTCTGGGTTACCCAGAACTGGATGCTGTTGTTCAACGCGGCGGAGACGGAAGGCAACACGATGAGCCGGTTTTCGACCGTCGCCGTCACCAACGACCACTACGACAAGTCGACCGCCGGATTTGCGCTGACCAATTACGGCAACACCTATTCGTTCACGGTGTCGCCGGCGATGAACTACGTCGAATGGCACGACCACATTCTGTTCGGCAACCGCACCTTCAACACCTATACCGGCACCGCGGTCGGGACTGCGACCGGGCCGGCCAACTTCAGCGCCACCGTGCTGGGAAGCTGGCAATATTCGCCGACGCATCTGTTGCCCGGCGACCAGATCTTCTCGATCGGCGGCCCGACCACCGTGCGCGGCTATCCCACCAATGCGGTCGCCGGCGACAGCGGCTACTACGTCAACGCCGAGCTGCACTACAACTGGTCGGCCATCCTCAAGGGGCTCGATACCTACCTCTTCACCGACTGGGGCGCGGTGTTCTCGACCTTCCCGGGGATCGTGGAGTTGAATTCGGTCGGGGGAGGGTTCTCCTGGACCTTCGCACCCTCGATCACGCTCGAGGCCAGCTACGCCACGCCGTTGAAGCTCGCCGTCAGCACCCAACGGCATTATGAGGCCTACACACGCCTCACATTCCGGCCCTTGCTGATGTTCCCGAAGGTTGCGGCGGCACAGTGA
- a CDS encoding cold-shock protein, translating into MATGTVKWFNATKGFGFIQPDTGGKDVFVHISAVEKAGLSNLNEGAKVSYEVVANRGKESAENLRVG; encoded by the coding sequence TTGGCGACAGGCACCGTAAAGTGGTTCAATGCAACAAAGGGCTTCGGATTCATCCAGCCCGACACCGGCGGCAAGGACGTGTTCGTCCATATTTCGGCTGTGGAGAAGGCCGGGCTCAGCAACCTCAACGAGGGCGCCAAAGTGAGCTACGAAGTCGTCGCCAACCGCGGCAAGGAATCGGCTGAAAATCTCAGGGTCGGCTAA